From the genome of Nakamurella flavida, one region includes:
- a CDS encoding o-succinylbenzoate synthase encodes MLATARVFAIPMRVPFRGITVREGVLVRGPAGWAEFAPFLDYDDAECVPWWRSAVESATVPWPAQLRTEIPLNATVPVVPPARAAEIVAASGCSTAKVKVADPRTTLGQDADRVAAVREAIGPAGHIRIDANAAWTQDEAVTAIGVLDRAAGGLQYAEQPCASLADLAAVRRRVAVPIAADESIRRAADPLRVAVAGAADIAVIKVAPLGGVHAALAVARAAGLPVVVSSAVDTVVGIAAGLALAAALPELPYACGLGTASLLTADVGGPLTGRGPGSLTALSAPPAPDDDPRWVADPATTARWLDRLHRVAALAAQGPDTERDRMGS; translated from the coding sequence CTGCTGGCCACCGCGCGGGTGTTCGCCATCCCGATGCGGGTGCCCTTCCGGGGGATCACCGTCCGCGAGGGCGTGCTGGTGCGTGGCCCGGCGGGTTGGGCCGAGTTCGCCCCGTTCCTGGACTACGACGACGCCGAGTGCGTGCCGTGGTGGCGCTCGGCCGTGGAGTCCGCGACGGTGCCGTGGCCGGCGCAGCTGCGCACCGAGATCCCGCTCAACGCCACCGTTCCCGTCGTCCCGCCGGCTCGCGCGGCGGAGATCGTGGCCGCGTCCGGCTGCTCGACGGCCAAGGTCAAGGTGGCCGACCCGCGCACCACGCTCGGCCAGGACGCCGACCGGGTCGCCGCCGTCCGGGAGGCGATCGGACCGGCCGGGCACATCCGGATCGACGCCAACGCGGCCTGGACGCAGGACGAGGCCGTCACCGCCATCGGTGTGCTGGACCGGGCCGCCGGCGGGTTGCAGTACGCCGAGCAGCCGTGTGCGAGCCTGGCCGACCTGGCCGCCGTGCGCCGCCGGGTGGCCGTGCCGATCGCGGCGGACGAGTCGATCCGCCGGGCGGCCGACCCGCTGCGGGTGGCGGTGGCCGGTGCGGCCGACATCGCGGTGATCAAGGTGGCGCCGCTCGGTGGGGTGCACGCGGCACTGGCCGTGGCGCGGGCCGCCGGGCTGCCCGTGGTGGTGTCCTCGGCGGTGGACACCGTGGTCGGTATCGCCGCCGGACTGGCGCTCGCCGCCGCTCTGCCCGAGCTGCCCTACGCCTGCGGGCTGGGGACCGCGTCCCTGCTCACCGCAGACGTGGGCGGACCGCTCACCGGGCGCGGACCGGGTTCGTTGACCGCCCTGAGCGCACCGCCCGCTCCCGACGACGACCCGCGGTGGGTCGCGGACCCGGCCACCACGGCGCGCTGGCTGGACCGGCTGCACCGGGTCGCCGCCCTCGCCGCGCAGGGACCCGACACGGAACGGGACAGGATGGGGTCATGA
- a CDS encoding EamA family transporter — protein MTTSVPTRGSVGVLLVGVLSAVAFAASGPFVKPLLLSGWSSAAAVMVRVGIGGLLLTPLALIALRGRFAALGRSWRRITLYGLIAVAGTQFCYFAAVQRLPVGVALLTEYLAPVLLVGLAWARGRRPSLVVAAGAVLSVLGLLLVLDLTGGVRLDLIGVLWGLGAAVGLCGYFLISAAPADGLPPVALAAGGLLVGSLALALTGVVGLLPLEVSWAPVALFGGTVPWWVPMGVVAVIATAVAYVTGIVAAAGLGSRVASFLGLLEVLASVAIAWLLLGEVPTWLQAAGAVLVLTGVALVRADRAGREQIVEIVPPVTARS, from the coding sequence ATGACCACCTCCGTCCCCACCCGTGGATCCGTCGGCGTCCTGCTCGTCGGCGTGCTGTCGGCCGTCGCCTTCGCGGCCAGCGGCCCGTTCGTCAAACCGCTGCTGCTGTCCGGCTGGTCCTCGGCTGCCGCGGTGATGGTGCGGGTCGGGATCGGCGGCCTGCTGCTCACCCCGCTCGCGCTGATCGCCCTGCGCGGCCGGTTCGCCGCGCTCGGCCGGTCCTGGCGCCGCATCACGCTGTACGGCCTGATCGCGGTGGCCGGCACCCAGTTCTGCTACTTCGCGGCCGTGCAGCGGCTGCCTGTCGGGGTGGCCCTGCTCACCGAGTACCTCGCCCCGGTGCTGCTGGTCGGCCTGGCCTGGGCCCGGGGCCGGCGTCCTTCGCTCGTCGTCGCGGCTGGCGCCGTGCTCTCCGTCCTGGGCCTGCTGCTCGTGTTGGACCTGACGGGCGGGGTGCGGCTCGACCTGATCGGCGTGCTCTGGGGCCTGGGCGCCGCGGTGGGTCTGTGCGGGTACTTCCTCATCAGCGCGGCCCCGGCCGACGGGCTGCCGCCGGTCGCCCTGGCCGCCGGGGGTCTTCTCGTCGGTTCGCTCGCCCTCGCGCTCACCGGGGTGGTGGGTCTGCTGCCGCTGGAGGTATCCTGGGCTCCGGTCGCGCTGTTCGGGGGCACGGTGCCGTGGTGGGTGCCGATGGGCGTGGTCGCGGTGATCGCGACCGCGGTGGCCTACGTGACGGGCATCGTGGCCGCGGCCGGGCTCGGGTCCCGCGTCGCGTCCTTCCTCGGCCTGCTCGAGGTGCTGGCCTCGGTGGCCATCGCCTGGCTGCTGCTGGGCGAGGTGCCGACCTGGTTGCAGGCCGCGGGGGCCGTGCTCGTGCTCACCGGGGTCGCCCTGGTGCGGGCGGACCGCGCGGGGCGGGAGCAGATCGTCGAGATCGTGCCGCCGGTGACCGCTCGGTCCTGA
- a CDS encoding CGNR zinc finger domain-containing protein — protein sequence MAFAHDTEVVLQSSAALINTLPGASDSGTDELAEPAQLEAYLTGYGFTGSRTHDDAELARVRDLRPRLRRLWTVDRDEAVGLVNEILARARALPRLVRHDGVDWHLHATADEDPLDVRMEVEAAMAVIDVIRTDSYDRMRICAAPDCDAVYVDLSRNRSKRYCDVGNCGNRANVTAYRARRAAGQG from the coding sequence ATGGCTTTCGCTCATGACACGGAGGTGGTGCTGCAGTCCTCGGCGGCGTTGATCAACACCCTGCCCGGAGCATCGGACTCCGGGACCGACGAGCTCGCCGAACCGGCCCAGCTCGAGGCCTACCTCACCGGATACGGCTTCACCGGCAGCCGCACCCACGACGACGCCGAGCTCGCCCGGGTGCGCGACCTTCGGCCCCGACTGCGCCGGCTGTGGACGGTCGATCGGGACGAGGCCGTCGGGCTCGTCAACGAGATCCTCGCCCGCGCCCGGGCCCTCCCCCGGCTGGTCCGGCACGACGGCGTCGACTGGCACCTGCACGCCACCGCCGACGAGGACCCGTTGGACGTCCGGATGGAGGTCGAGGCGGCCATGGCGGTCATCGACGTCATCCGCACCGACTCCTACGACCGGATGCGGATCTGCGCCGCGCCGGACTGCGACGCGGTCTACGTCGATCTGTCACGCAACCGTTCCAAGCGCTACTGCGACGTCGGCAACTGCGGCAACCGGGCGAACGTCACCGCCTACCGGGCCCGCCGCGCCGCCGGGCAGGGCTGA
- a CDS encoding hemolysin family protein has protein sequence MTAVLTLLLGVVVVVLITAATGYFVAQEFAYMSVDRSRLKARAEDGDAAAQRALTVTRRTSFMLSGAQLGITVTGLLVGYVAEPLIGRSLGTLLGGVGIPTAVGIGVGAVAALLLSTLVQMLFGELFPKNLAIARPEPVSRWLATSTVIYLKVFGWLIWFFDQSSNLLLRALRIEPVHDVEHAATARDLESIVEDSRDSGELPDELSVMLDRILDFPNQNAEHAMIPRPRVATVADTDTLADLRETMAHGHSRYPVLDAETGDVVGVVHLADLLSTDRGDDAPVTAIARPPLVVSHLTSLPDLVRELAATKNQLACVVDEYGGLAGVVTVEDLGEELVGEITDEHDPDVDPGYFPVEGDGIWQMGGEVHIDEVERAVGVDLPRGDYETIAGLAIAAHGGLLETGDRLQVELPVDPADLVHNDEPIVRTLDVEVMAVERFVPSLLRLQLQDPSADERSEADTAIVEEAR, from the coding sequence GTGACCGCCGTCCTGACCCTGCTGCTGGGGGTCGTGGTGGTCGTGCTGATCACCGCGGCCACCGGGTACTTCGTGGCGCAGGAGTTCGCCTACATGTCCGTCGACCGGTCCCGGCTCAAGGCCCGGGCCGAGGACGGTGACGCCGCCGCCCAACGGGCGCTGACGGTGACCCGGCGGACGTCGTTCATGCTGTCCGGCGCGCAGCTCGGCATCACCGTCACCGGCCTGCTGGTCGGTTACGTCGCCGAGCCTTTGATCGGCCGGAGCCTCGGCACCCTGCTCGGCGGGGTCGGCATCCCCACCGCCGTCGGCATCGGAGTGGGCGCCGTGGCCGCGCTGCTGCTCTCCACCCTGGTGCAGATGCTCTTCGGGGAGCTGTTCCCGAAGAACCTGGCCATCGCCCGGCCGGAGCCGGTGTCGCGGTGGCTGGCCACCTCCACCGTGATCTACCTGAAGGTGTTCGGCTGGCTGATCTGGTTCTTCGACCAGTCGTCCAACCTGCTGCTGCGGGCCCTGCGGATCGAGCCGGTGCACGACGTCGAGCACGCCGCCACCGCCCGCGACCTGGAGAGCATCGTCGAGGACTCCCGGGACAGCGGCGAGCTGCCCGACGAGCTGTCGGTGATGCTCGACCGCATCCTGGACTTCCCGAACCAGAACGCCGAGCACGCGATGATCCCGCGGCCGCGGGTGGCCACCGTCGCCGACACCGACACCCTGGCCGACCTGCGGGAGACCATGGCGCACGGGCACTCCCGGTACCCGGTGCTGGATGCGGAGACCGGTGACGTGGTCGGCGTGGTGCACCTGGCCGACCTGCTGTCCACCGACCGGGGCGACGACGCACCGGTGACCGCGATCGCCCGGCCGCCGCTGGTCGTCTCGCACCTGACGTCCCTGCCCGACCTGGTGCGGGAACTGGCCGCCACGAAGAACCAGCTGGCCTGCGTGGTCGACGAGTACGGCGGGCTGGCCGGCGTCGTCACCGTGGAGGACCTCGGCGAGGAGCTCGTCGGCGAGATCACCGACGAGCACGACCCGGACGTCGACCCCGGGTACTTCCCGGTCGAGGGGGACGGGATCTGGCAGATGGGCGGGGAGGTGCACATCGACGAGGTCGAGCGGGCCGTCGGCGTTGACCTGCCCCGCGGGGACTACGAGACCATCGCCGGGCTGGCCATCGCCGCGCACGGCGGCCTGCTGGAGACGGGCGACCGGTTGCAGGTCGAACTGCCGGTGGACCCGGCGGACCTGGTGCACAACGACGAACCCATCGTCCGCACGCTGGACGTCGAGGTGATGGCCGTGGAGCGCTTCGTCCCGTCCCTGCTGCGCCTGCAGCTGCAGGACCCCTCGGCCGACGAACGGTCCGAGGCCGACACCGCGATCGTGGAGGAAGCCCGATGA
- a CDS encoding CNNM domain-containing protein yields MNESPWVVVPVTVLLVALSAFFVAVEFAALAAKRHRLEEAAPRSRAARAALRNSSELTLVLAGSQLGITACTLALGAVSKPAVHHWLTPLFTAWGVPLVAADVAGFVLALLVITFIHLVVGEMAPKSWAIAHPERSATLLAPAMRAFMGLFRPLLRGLNAAANALLHRVGVEPVDEVASGHSPATLRHLVEHSVNVGALDEKFSTQISGALAMQDMTVGDLLRPGSTVTAVPLDASAADVRAATRRTGHLRILLGRAPDFHQVVHVRDTLTEPDDTAAAALGRPVFTLPADTTMHAALKGMRETRNHLAVITDSGRAVGVVTMTDVLQRLFPQPVPVG; encoded by the coding sequence ATGAACGAGAGTCCCTGGGTGGTCGTCCCGGTCACCGTGCTGCTCGTCGCGCTCAGCGCGTTCTTCGTCGCCGTCGAGTTCGCGGCCCTGGCCGCGAAGCGGCACCGGCTGGAGGAGGCCGCACCGCGCAGCCGCGCCGCCCGGGCCGCACTGCGCAACTCCTCCGAGCTCACCCTGGTGCTGGCCGGGTCGCAGCTCGGCATCACCGCCTGCACCCTGGCCCTGGGCGCGGTGAGCAAGCCCGCGGTGCACCACTGGCTGACCCCGCTGTTCACCGCGTGGGGGGTGCCGCTGGTCGCCGCCGACGTGGCCGGTTTCGTGCTCGCCCTGCTCGTCATCACCTTCATCCACCTGGTGGTCGGGGAGATGGCCCCGAAGTCCTGGGCCATCGCCCATCCCGAGCGGTCGGCGACCCTGCTGGCCCCGGCCATGCGGGCCTTCATGGGCCTGTTCCGGCCGCTGTTGCGCGGCCTGAACGCGGCGGCCAACGCGCTGCTGCACAGGGTCGGGGTCGAGCCGGTCGACGAGGTGGCCTCCGGTCACAGCCCGGCCACGCTGCGGCACCTGGTCGAGCACTCGGTCAACGTGGGCGCCCTCGACGAGAAGTTCTCCACCCAGATCTCCGGCGCGCTGGCCATGCAGGACATGACGGTCGGCGATCTGCTCCGGCCGGGCTCCACCGTCACCGCGGTCCCGCTGGACGCGTCCGCCGCCGACGTCCGGGCAGCCACCCGGCGCACCGGCCATCTGCGGATCCTGCTCGGCCGGGCGCCGGACTTCCACCAGGTCGTGCACGTCCGCGACACGCTGACCGAGCCGGACGACACCGCGGCCGCCGCGCTGGGCCGCCCGGTCTTCACCCTGCCCGCGGACACCACCATGCACGCCGCCCTGAAGGGCATGCGGGAGACCCGCAACCATCTGGCCGTCATCACCGACTCCGGACGGGCCGTCGGCGTGGTCACCATGACCGACGTGCTGCAGCGGCTGTTCCCGCAGCCCGTCCCGGTCGGCTGA
- a CDS encoding 1,4-dihydroxy-2-naphthoyl-CoA synthase produces the protein MSTPPAAPPGPAGSPAPGERPPGGSAQAAVSELFDAERWRPVPGFDLTDVTYHRAVERSPDGAMRTLPTVRVALDRPEVRNAFRPHTVDELYRVLDHARMTSDVGVVLLTGNGPSPRDGGWAFCSGGDQRIRGRSGYQYAEGDTAETVDPGRAGRLHILEVQRLIRFMPKIVIAVVPGWAAGGGHSLHVVCDLTLASREHGRFKQTDADVGSFDGGFGSAYLARMVGQKYAREIFFLGREYSAERMVEMGAVNEAVPHAELETVALQWAAEINAKSPTAQRMLKYAFNLVDDGLVGQQLFAGEATRLAYAGDEAVEGRDAFLQKRPPDFSPYPWAY, from the coding sequence ATGTCCACCCCGCCTGCCGCCCCGCCCGGCCCCGCCGGATCCCCCGCCCCCGGGGAGCGACCTCCCGGTGGGAGTGCGCAGGCCGCGGTGAGCGAGCTCTTCGACGCCGAGCGGTGGCGTCCGGTGCCCGGTTTCGACCTGACCGACGTGACCTACCACCGGGCCGTGGAACGGAGCCCGGACGGCGCGATGCGCACCCTGCCCACGGTCCGCGTCGCGTTGGACCGACCCGAGGTGCGCAACGCGTTCCGCCCGCACACCGTGGACGAGCTGTACCGGGTCCTGGACCACGCCCGGATGACCAGCGACGTGGGGGTCGTGCTGCTCACCGGGAACGGCCCCAGCCCGCGGGACGGCGGGTGGGCGTTCTGCTCGGGCGGCGACCAACGCATCCGCGGGCGCAGCGGCTACCAGTACGCCGAGGGTGACACCGCCGAGACGGTCGACCCGGGACGGGCCGGGCGGCTGCACATCCTGGAGGTGCAGCGGCTCATCCGCTTCATGCCCAAGATCGTCATCGCGGTGGTGCCCGGCTGGGCGGCCGGCGGCGGCCATTCCCTGCACGTGGTCTGCGATCTCACCCTGGCCAGCCGCGAGCACGGCCGCTTCAAGCAGACCGACGCCGACGTGGGCTCGTTCGACGGCGGCTTCGGCTCGGCCTACCTGGCCCGGATGGTCGGCCAGAAGTACGCCCGGGAGATCTTCTTCCTGGGCCGGGAGTACAGCGCCGAGCGGATGGTCGAGATGGGCGCGGTGAACGAGGCCGTCCCGCACGCCGAGCTGGAGACCGTAGCCCTGCAGTGGGCCGCCGAGATCAACGCCAAATCGCCGACGGCGCAGCGCATGTTGAAGTACGCGTTCAACCTGGTCGACGACGGGCTGGTGGGTCAGCAGCTGTTCGCCGGGGAGGCCACCCGGCTCGCCTACGCCGGCGACGAGGCCGTCGAGGGCCGGGACGCGTTCCTGCAGAAGCGGCCGCCGGACTTCTCCCCCTACCCCTGGGCGTACTGA
- the menE gene encoding o-succinylbenzoate--CoA ligase, producing MAQRLLLPLPVPSGDAVRDLLPTLAEALAGRGPAWFPVPASTRTAAAPPLPAGIGLGDPLAATEDDPDDPTVLVVPTSGSTGGASGVLLPPSALLASARATQERLGGPGDWLLALPAHHIAGLQVLLRAAGAGTGLTVLDVDMPFTAARFAAAVTAMSGSRRYVSLVPTQLTRILLDPEATAALAGFDAVLVGGAATPPVLAGRARAAGVRLHLTYGMTETCGGCVYDGRPLAGVRTEVDPDGRVLLTGPMVARGYHGRPADPAFPRPGTHRTNDRGEIVDGELHVLGRMDDMILTGGLKVPPVVLEDALASLPGVAAAAVVGPPDPEWGQRVCAVLVPDGSRALPTLDELRELLRGQGLAAALLPRQIVVLDSLPVRGPGKPDRVALLALADR from the coding sequence GTGGCGCAGCGCCTGCTGCTGCCCCTGCCTGTGCCGTCGGGGGACGCCGTCCGGGACCTGCTGCCCACCCTGGCCGAGGCCCTCGCCGGGCGGGGGCCGGCCTGGTTCCCGGTGCCGGCGTCGACCCGTACCGCGGCCGCTCCCCCGCTGCCGGCCGGCATCGGCCTCGGTGACCCGTTGGCCGCCACCGAGGACGACCCGGACGACCCCACCGTGCTGGTCGTCCCCACCTCCGGGTCGACCGGCGGCGCCTCCGGGGTGTTGCTGCCGCCGTCGGCGCTGCTCGCCTCGGCCCGGGCCACCCAGGAGCGGTTGGGCGGGCCGGGCGACTGGCTGCTGGCTCTGCCCGCCCACCACATCGCCGGGCTGCAGGTGCTCCTGCGGGCGGCCGGAGCCGGCACCGGACTCACCGTGCTGGACGTCGACATGCCCTTCACCGCTGCCCGTTTCGCCGCCGCGGTGACCGCCATGTCCGGGTCCCGCCGGTACGTCTCGCTGGTACCGACGCAGCTGACCCGCATCCTGCTCGATCCCGAGGCCACTGCGGCCCTGGCCGGATTCGACGCCGTCCTGGTCGGCGGGGCGGCCACCCCGCCGGTGCTCGCCGGGCGCGCGCGGGCAGCGGGGGTGCGACTGCACCTGACCTACGGGATGACCGAGACCTGCGGCGGCTGCGTGTACGACGGTCGCCCGCTCGCCGGGGTGCGCACCGAAGTGGACCCGGACGGGCGGGTGCTGCTCACCGGACCGATGGTGGCCCGCGGGTACCACGGCCGCCCGGCCGACCCGGCCTTCCCCCGCCCCGGCACGCACCGCACCAACGACCGCGGCGAGATCGTCGACGGGGAGCTGCACGTGCTGGGACGGATGGACGACATGATCCTCACCGGCGGGCTGAAGGTGCCGCCGGTCGTCCTGGAGGACGCCCTGGCGAGCCTGCCCGGGGTGGCCGCCGCCGCCGTGGTCGGCCCGCCCGATCCCGAATGGGGACAACGGGTCTGCGCCGTCCTGGTGCCCGACGGCAGCCGCGCCCTGCCCACCTTGGACGAACTGCGGGAGCTGCTGCGCGGGCAGGGGCTGGCCGCGGCCCTGCTGCCCCGACAGATCGTGGTGCTCGACTCCCTGCCGGTGCGCGGGCCGGGCAAGCCGGACCGCGTCGCCCTGCTCGCCCTCGCCGACCGGTGA
- a CDS encoding mismatch-specific DNA-glycosylase gives MTPTRPRFTRDQLKAFHGARVDDLVGPGLRLLFVGINPGLWTAAVNAHFARAGNRFWPALYRAGITGHLVDASAGMDPADLGQLVDKGVGISNLVPFASARADELTAEQLREGATSLTALVARTRPAVVAVLGLTAYRQAFARPRAKAGRQDVDLAGAELWVLPNPSGLNAHETADSLARAYRAAAVAAGVVPG, from the coding sequence GTGACGCCCACCCGCCCCCGGTTCACCCGGGATCAGCTGAAGGCCTTCCACGGCGCGCGGGTCGACGACCTCGTCGGGCCAGGGCTGCGGCTGCTGTTCGTCGGCATCAACCCCGGTCTCTGGACGGCGGCGGTGAACGCCCACTTCGCCCGGGCCGGGAACCGCTTCTGGCCGGCGTTGTACCGCGCCGGCATCACCGGCCACCTCGTCGACGCTTCCGCCGGCATGGACCCGGCCGACCTGGGCCAGCTGGTCGACAAGGGTGTCGGCATCAGCAATCTGGTGCCGTTCGCCTCCGCCCGCGCCGACGAGCTGACCGCCGAACAGCTGCGGGAGGGCGCCACTTCGCTCACCGCCCTGGTGGCCCGGACCCGGCCCGCGGTGGTCGCCGTGCTCGGCCTGACCGCGTACCGGCAGGCGTTCGCCCGCCCCCGCGCGAAGGCCGGCCGGCAGGACGTCGACCTGGCCGGCGCCGAACTCTGGGTGCTGCCCAACCCCAGCGGGCTCAACGCCCACGAGACCGCGGACAGCCTGGCCCGGGCCTATCGGGCGGCGGCCGTCGCCGCCGGGGTGGTACCGGGGTGA
- a CDS encoding class I SAM-dependent methyltransferase, translated as MSGRPTGPGLPAWSHNAWYHPFVERRLPPDTRRVLDLGCGRGTLARRLAALPSRPTVDAVDRDSAMVRVARRQSSPVRWLQADAVTHLLAHPDTYDAICSVAVLHHLPLTETLTAAAGSLRPGGRLVLIALPRSDLRRDLAVQLLAAAAHRAVAAGLLLRQRLTGRDHRLAVEQAADDDDGMPTAAAPLALREVRRAARAVLPGARVRRLLFWRYALVWERPA; from the coding sequence GTGAGCGGCCGCCCGACCGGACCCGGCCTGCCGGCGTGGAGCCACAACGCCTGGTACCACCCGTTCGTCGAACGCCGGCTGCCCCCGGACACCCGGCGGGTGCTGGACCTGGGCTGTGGACGCGGGACGCTGGCCCGGCGCCTCGCCGCCCTGCCGTCCCGTCCCACCGTGGACGCCGTCGACCGCGATTCGGCCATGGTCCGGGTTGCCCGTCGGCAGAGCTCCCCCGTGCGTTGGCTCCAGGCGGATGCGGTGACCCATCTGCTCGCCCATCCGGACACCTACGACGCGATCTGCTCGGTCGCCGTCCTGCACCATTTGCCCCTGACCGAGACCCTCACGGCGGCAGCGGGTTCGCTCCGGCCGGGCGGGCGGCTCGTCCTGATCGCGCTCCCCCGATCCGACCTGCGCCGGGATCTGGCCGTCCAGCTTCTCGCCGCCGCCGCGCACCGGGCCGTCGCCGCCGGGTTGCTGCTGCGTCAGCGGCTGACCGGCCGGGACCATCGCCTGGCCGTCGAACAGGCCGCCGACGACGACGACGGCATGCCCACGGCGGCCGCGCCCCTCGCCCTGCGCGAGGTACGTCGGGCCGCTCGCGCAGTGCTACCCGGGGCCCGGGTGCGGCGGTTGCTGTTCTGGCGGTACGCGCTGGTGTGGGAACGCCCGGCCTGA
- a CDS encoding serine/threonine dehydratase codes for MSGTDVLTDADVRAAAGRIAGMVRPVTVAPTGPDGVGTAGEVVLALEYLQLTGSFKARGAANFLLAHRDAGTLPAAGVTIASGGNAGLACAWAAREVGTSATVFVPTTAPAVKVDRLRTLGADVRLVGREYAEALVACHGFATDSGALASHAYDHPLIAAGAGTLVPEIADQVDGLDTVVVSVGGGGLFSGVAAAAAARGIRVVAVEPRGSSALHAALAAGGPVDVAVDSVAGDSLGARRASAMAVDLARAGDVVPVLVDDADIVATRRMLWETRRIAVEHGAATALAGLLTAGGYRPRDDERVAVVLCGANTDPATLR; via the coding sequence GTGAGCGGGACCGACGTGCTCACCGACGCCGACGTCCGGGCCGCCGCCGGCCGCATCGCCGGCATGGTGCGCCCGGTGACGGTCGCCCCGACCGGGCCGGACGGGGTCGGGACGGCCGGCGAGGTGGTCCTGGCGCTGGAGTACCTGCAGCTGACGGGCAGCTTCAAGGCCCGCGGGGCGGCGAACTTCCTCCTCGCGCACCGCGACGCCGGGACGCTGCCGGCGGCCGGGGTGACCATCGCGTCCGGCGGCAACGCCGGGCTCGCCTGCGCCTGGGCGGCACGCGAGGTGGGGACGAGCGCGACCGTGTTCGTCCCGACGACGGCCCCGGCGGTGAAGGTCGACCGGCTGCGGACGCTGGGCGCGGACGTGCGCCTGGTGGGCCGGGAGTATGCCGAGGCCCTGGTCGCCTGTCACGGGTTCGCCACCGACAGCGGTGCGCTCGCCTCCCACGCCTACGACCATCCGCTCATCGCCGCCGGCGCCGGCACCCTGGTACCCGAGATCGCCGACCAGGTCGACGGTCTGGACACCGTGGTCGTCTCGGTGGGCGGCGGCGGGCTGTTCAGCGGGGTGGCCGCGGCCGCCGCCGCCCGTGGCATCCGGGTGGTGGCGGTGGAGCCGCGGGGCAGCAGTGCCCTGCACGCCGCGCTGGCCGCCGGTGGGCCCGTGGACGTCGCCGTCGACTCCGTCGCGGGCGACTCGCTGGGTGCCCGCCGGGCCTCGGCCATGGCGGTCGACCTGGCCCGGGCCGGTGACGTGGTGCCCGTGCTGGTCGACGACGCGGACATCGTCGCCACCCGCCGGATGCTGTGGGAGACCCGGCGCATCGCCGTCGAGCACGGTGCCGCCACCGCCCTGGCCGGTCTGCTCACCGCCGGTGGGTACCGGCCCCGGGACGACGAGCGGGTGGCCGTGGTGCTCTGCGGGGCGAACACCGACCCGGCCACGCTGCGCTGA